The following nucleotide sequence is from Cytobacillus sp. IB215665.
TGATTTATTAGAGCAGATGATGGATGTAGTATTAAAAGAACTCATAACATCTTATGGTGATTCTAATAATCATATCGAAGAGCAACAGTTTAAAATAAAAAATCATCAAATGACCATTCAGAGAGTTTATGAAAGTGTTGAAAAACATCGCTTCTTTTACCAAGTAATGTTCGGAAAACATGGAGTTTATGAATTTAGAAAAAACTTAGAGGAAGTCATGATTGGTAAATTCGAAGAAAATTTTAATAATCTAGAAATGACAGATGCTGATTTTAAAATTCCAAAAGAAGTACTTCTTCATTTTTCTAGCTCAGCTTTTGTCGGAA
It contains:
- a CDS encoding TetR/AcrR family transcriptional regulator, with product MANKEDLRITRTRKLIGEAFLKLLQQKGFDSITIQNIADEAMINRATFYLHYQDKYDLLEQMMDVVLKELITSYGDSNNHIEEQQFKIKNHQMTIQRVYESVEKHRFFYQVMFGKHGVYEFRKNLEEVMIGKFEENFNNLEMTDADFKIPKEVLLHFSSSAFVGIIDWWLREENHKSPEEMSVMISQIILRGHTSAAGVEIR